From the genome of Vibrio porteresiae DSM 19223, one region includes:
- a CDS encoding DUF6708 domain-containing protein yields MASTIKKVGPNHWTAPAQYGYQPHFCVTEHGRKNYPLGAFVREEPLQPFNKRIDLDLDEDTENLGEFFDLFAASGHENFLDMRVESVNSRGKGVFLALFLGAIYFVCAVLVRMNSRAFADGDTGLFWLDWTVIGVLLGIALIDLFRPIATPVRFHKKNQEVYVWHKGVLYQIPWQECEISAMIMQSNMGYGHLSDGYDLALWLNPKHAVNKDLSDEKYRRLVLHNAASKHTSVYGYWEYIRRYMTGDGVIWFPISEEPRTATFDAKDFFSKGIILGLLFYILSIPALLFFKPHHLSLKFNPFRHKWPEQVHKWSSERCNWL; encoded by the coding sequence GTGGCGAGTACTATAAAAAAAGTGGGACCAAATCATTGGACTGCTCCAGCCCAGTATGGTTATCAGCCACATTTTTGTGTTACAGAGCATGGTAGAAAAAATTACCCATTAGGGGCTTTTGTACGTGAAGAGCCGCTACAACCTTTTAATAAAAGAATAGATTTGGATCTTGACGAAGATACAGAGAATTTGGGGGAATTTTTTGACCTATTTGCAGCCAGTGGTCACGAGAATTTTTTGGATATGAGGGTCGAGTCTGTTAATTCAAGAGGGAAAGGCGTATTTCTTGCTCTATTTCTGGGAGCGATTTATTTCGTTTGTGCCGTTTTGGTCAGAATGAATTCTAGGGCTTTTGCTGATGGTGATACTGGCTTATTTTGGCTTGATTGGACTGTTATCGGGGTTTTGTTAGGCATAGCTTTGATTGATTTATTTAGGCCAATAGCCACCCCTGTTCGGTTCCATAAAAAAAATCAGGAAGTGTACGTCTGGCATAAAGGGGTTTTGTACCAAATTCCTTGGCAAGAGTGTGAAATCTCTGCCATGATTATGCAATCTAATATGGGGTATGGACACTTATCCGATGGTTACGATTTAGCATTATGGTTAAACCCTAAACATGCGGTTAATAAAGATTTATCAGATGAAAAATATCGCCGTTTAGTATTACATAATGCGGCTTCTAAACACACCTCAGTTTATGGATATTGGGAATATATTCGCCGTTATATGACTGGAGATGGTGTGATTTGGTTTCCAATTAGTGAAGAGCCAAGGACTGCGACATTTGATGCCAAAGATTTTTTTTCTAAAGGAATTATTCTTGGATTATTGTTCTACATTTTATCAATCCCCGCATTGCTATTTTTTAAGCCTCATCATTTATCATTAAAATTTAACCCATTCCGCCATAAATGGCCAGAACAAGTTCATAAGTGGAGTAGTGAACGTTGTAATTGGTTATAA
- a CDS encoding carboxypeptidase M32, which translates to MSAFEKLVKHSKKVSHFQHLYSISSWDQASVMPSGGAEARGEAMAELSVHIHQLMTQPQLGDWFDAAQNESLDSTQQAILREMKQQWQQATVLPDEFVEAKSLAGSKCEHAWRKQRTENDWAGFAENWKEVVALSQEEAQRRADVSGLTPYDAMLNLYEPGTTSASLDGVFNDVKSWLPQMIDQAIEKQASDIVIQPTGIYPAQTQKAVGQEVMKLLQFDFNHGRLDESVHPFCGGVPTDVRITTRYDEKEFVQSIMGIVHETGHARYEQGLPRALAGTRAGEARSMGVHESQSLFFEMQLGRNPHFIQHLAGFTAGRFADATPGLFSVENLQKLYTQVKKDFIRIDADELTYPAHVILRYEIERDLMNGNISYKDVPELWDTKMQAYLGISTKGNDRQGCMQDIHWTDGSFGYFPSYTLGAMYAAQFMASMRKTINVDSVLDSGDLSPIFAWLSENIWSKGSLLTTNEILTAATGETLNPQFFKQHLATRYL; encoded by the coding sequence ATGAGTGCATTTGAAAAACTGGTTAAGCATTCCAAAAAAGTTTCCCATTTCCAGCATCTTTATTCTATCTCTAGCTGGGACCAAGCCTCAGTAATGCCCTCTGGTGGCGCAGAAGCCCGCGGTGAGGCGATGGCTGAACTCTCTGTTCATATCCATCAGTTGATGACTCAACCACAACTTGGCGACTGGTTTGATGCGGCTCAAAACGAATCACTTGACTCAACTCAGCAAGCTATTTTGCGTGAAATGAAACAGCAGTGGCAGCAAGCGACTGTTCTGCCTGACGAATTTGTCGAAGCCAAATCCCTTGCTGGTTCAAAATGTGAACACGCATGGCGTAAGCAGCGCACCGAAAACGACTGGGCAGGTTTTGCTGAAAACTGGAAAGAAGTCGTAGCGCTGTCTCAAGAAGAAGCGCAACGTCGCGCTGATGTCAGCGGCTTAACACCTTACGACGCCATGCTCAATCTGTATGAGCCGGGCACCACCAGCGCCTCACTGGATGGCGTATTTAACGACGTAAAATCTTGGCTGCCACAGATGATTGACCAAGCAATTGAAAAACAAGCTAGCGATATTGTGATTCAACCAACGGGAATCTATCCAGCGCAGACCCAAAAAGCGGTTGGCCAAGAAGTGATGAAGCTGCTGCAGTTTGATTTTAACCACGGCCGTCTTGACGAAAGTGTCCATCCATTCTGTGGTGGTGTGCCAACTGACGTGCGTATTACAACGCGTTACGATGAAAAAGAGTTTGTGCAATCCATCATGGGCATCGTACATGAAACAGGGCACGCTCGTTACGAACAAGGGCTACCACGAGCTTTAGCGGGCACGCGTGCCGGTGAAGCTCGCTCCATGGGTGTGCACGAATCTCAATCGCTATTTTTTGAAATGCAACTAGGTCGTAACCCACACTTTATTCAGCATCTTGCTGGTTTTACTGCAGGTCGCTTTGCCGATGCAACACCAGGGCTATTTTCGGTTGAAAACCTGCAAAAACTCTACACGCAAGTGAAGAAAGATTTCATACGTATTGACGCAGATGAGCTCACCTACCCTGCACACGTGATTTTGCGTTATGAGATTGAACGTGATTTGATGAACGGCAACATTTCTTATAAAGACGTTCCTGAGCTTTGGGACACCAAAATGCAAGCTTATCTCGGTATTTCAACTAAAGGAAATGACCGCCAAGGCTGCATGCAAGATATCCACTGGACCGATGGCAGTTTTGGTTACTTTCCAAGCTACACATTAGGCGCAATGTACGCGGCGCAGTTTATGGCCTCAATGCGTAAAACCATCAATGTCGATAGCGTGTTAGATAGCGGTGACTTGTCGCCTATCTTTGCTTGGTTATCTGAGAATATTTGGAGCAAAGGTAGCTTACTGACCACCAATGAAATTTTGACCGCAGCAACCGGTGAAACATTAAATCCGCAGTTCTTTAAACAGCATTTAGCAACACGTTATCTTTAA
- a CDS encoding type VI secretion system Vgr family protein, with protein sequence MATLSYKIQVDGLEDDLLVVHGFDGHESVSDSVFHGEPCYGFRYMIELASRQSNITAEQVVDRGAELTLYRDGELVRTVNGIVRSFTQGDIGHHFSFYSLTLVPSLERLALRQNSRIFQQLTVPEIISVLLQEMKITNFAFAVERECTQREFCVQYRETDLAFLHRIAAQEGLVYGFTHETGKHTLLFTDKTDSFPFVSESVPYNAIAGGAADTQYISELFANSQFEVTTAASQDYSFKKTTYSFAQTAEAADADYQLTQYEHFDAPGRFKDDINGKAYNDIRLSYLRREAKTWHGKGNHMGLAGAMQFSLEEHLNAEFNQDYLVVTFSCQGKQPQALEEEAGSGATTYANQFELIPSTQLWQATPQPKPQVDGPMIAVVVGPDGEEIFCDEYGRVKLHFPWDRYSNSDELSSCWVRVAQGWAGSQYGMVAIPRIGHEVIVTFLNGDPDQPIVTGGTYNANNIPPYVLPDNKTKTVIRTESHQGEGYNELSFEDQSEQQKIYLHAQKDYDGIVENDHNRLIHHDKHLTIDNDHFTQITNDRHTTVTGESRTSVTGNRTLIVDGELHIKAGKVWVNQSTTEIHIKAGQKVVIEAGSEITLTAGGSFVKVDPAGVHLSGAGVNLNSGGSAGSGTAISALASLLPGGLEAPEVTSYIGKLVTNPLESIIAAVKQNLIAIGVCLKQETDGGKTSCSLCGYQDQGTEENE encoded by the coding sequence ATGGCGACGTTAAGTTACAAAATACAAGTTGATGGCTTAGAAGACGACCTCTTAGTGGTTCATGGCTTTGATGGCCATGAGTCGGTGTCAGATAGCGTATTTCATGGCGAGCCTTGCTATGGTTTTCGCTACATGATTGAACTGGCAAGTCGACAATCGAATATCACTGCTGAGCAGGTCGTAGACCGAGGTGCAGAGTTAACCCTCTATCGCGATGGAGAACTGGTGCGCACAGTGAATGGTATCGTACGCAGTTTTACTCAGGGTGATATTGGTCATCATTTTAGTTTTTACTCATTAACCTTGGTTCCTTCCTTAGAGCGCCTTGCTCTGCGTCAGAACAGCCGTATATTCCAACAACTGACCGTTCCTGAAATTATCTCTGTGTTATTGCAAGAGATGAAAATCACTAACTTTGCCTTTGCTGTTGAAAGAGAGTGCACACAGCGCGAATTTTGCGTTCAGTACCGCGAAACCGATTTGGCCTTTTTGCATCGTATTGCCGCTCAAGAAGGGCTAGTGTATGGCTTTACCCACGAAACGGGTAAACACACCCTCTTATTCACCGATAAGACAGACAGTTTTCCTTTTGTCAGTGAAAGCGTTCCATACAACGCCATTGCTGGTGGCGCTGCAGATACACAGTACATCAGCGAACTGTTTGCCAACAGCCAATTTGAAGTGACAACGGCTGCCTCTCAAGACTACAGCTTCAAAAAAACAACCTACAGCTTTGCTCAGACGGCAGAAGCGGCCGATGCAGATTACCAACTTACCCAGTATGAGCATTTTGACGCTCCTGGGCGTTTCAAAGATGACATTAACGGTAAAGCCTATAACGACATTCGTTTGTCCTATCTGCGCCGTGAAGCTAAAACATGGCACGGCAAAGGTAACCATATGGGCTTGGCAGGTGCAATGCAGTTTAGCTTGGAAGAGCACCTTAACGCAGAGTTCAACCAAGACTACTTAGTAGTGACATTCAGTTGCCAAGGTAAACAGCCGCAGGCTCTAGAAGAAGAGGCGGGCAGTGGCGCAACCACTTATGCGAACCAATTTGAACTGATCCCAAGCACGCAGCTTTGGCAGGCAACACCACAACCAAAACCGCAAGTGGATGGCCCTATGATTGCCGTGGTGGTTGGGCCAGACGGCGAAGAAATCTTCTGTGATGAATATGGCCGAGTCAAACTCCATTTCCCATGGGACCGCTATTCAAACAGCGATGAACTCAGCTCTTGTTGGGTGCGTGTTGCGCAAGGTTGGGCGGGCAGTCAATACGGTATGGTTGCTATTCCCCGAATTGGTCATGAAGTGATCGTGACGTTCCTTAATGGCGACCCAGATCAGCCGATAGTGACGGGGGGTACCTACAACGCAAACAACATACCGCCGTATGTATTGCCGGATAACAAGACAAAAACTGTGATCCGCACCGAAAGCCATCAAGGCGAAGGTTACAATGAACTGAGTTTTGAGGATCAATCAGAACAGCAAAAAATCTACCTGCATGCACAGAAAGATTATGATGGCATTGTGGAGAACGATCACAACCGTTTGATTCACCATGATAAACATCTCACCATCGACAACGACCACTTTACGCAGATCACCAACGACCGTCATACCACAGTGACTGGCGAAAGCCGCACTAGCGTGACAGGCAACCGTACTTTGATCGTAGATGGTGAACTGCATATTAAAGCAGGCAAGGTGTGGGTAAACCAATCCACCACAGAGATACACATTAAAGCAGGCCAAAAAGTGGTCATCGAAGCTGGCTCGGAAATCACCCTGACGGCCGGCGGTAGCTTTGTCAAAGTCGACCCTGCAGGCGTTCACCTTTCAGGCGCAGGCGTTAACCTCAACTCTGGCGGTAGCGCAGGGAGTGGTACGGCAATCAGCGCACTAGCTTCTTTGTTACCAGGAGGATTAGAGGCGCCGGAGGTGACCAGTTATATTGGTAAGCTAGTCACGAATCCATTGGAATCAATCATCGCAGCAGTCAAACAAAACCTAATTGCTATTGGTGTTTGTCTAAAACAAGAAACTGACGGAGGAAAAACAAGTTGTTCTTTATGCGGATATCAGGACCAAGGAACAGAAGAAAATGAGTGA
- a CDS encoding DUF4123 domain-containing protein: MSEVYLNHWFLVDMQKAKEAEKDARLENLPFNYWYKETALEEALDASPVWVKVKSLDGHFPAIYSDCPIFCTQVEDQDFLRYVKSLILMKGPDGKGYLVRFYTPAYLHNWLSKIGQERINLLLGPISSIKYFFNKTHNEINNAQMSILTNKKDVAWFKINKPEWEMLKKAYSARDNGYGN, encoded by the coding sequence ATGAGTGAAGTCTATTTAAATCATTGGTTCCTTGTTGATATGCAAAAGGCAAAAGAGGCAGAAAAAGACGCGCGTTTAGAAAATTTGCCGTTCAATTATTGGTATAAAGAAACAGCTTTGGAAGAGGCTTTAGATGCATCTCCTGTCTGGGTAAAGGTAAAAAGTTTGGATGGGCATTTCCCAGCTATTTACTCAGATTGTCCTATTTTTTGCACTCAAGTAGAAGATCAAGATTTCTTACGTTATGTTAAAAGCCTGATATTAATGAAAGGTCCCGATGGAAAAGGATATCTAGTAAGGTTTTATACACCAGCTTATTTACATAACTGGTTGAGCAAAATAGGTCAAGAGCGGATAAATTTACTGCTAGGACCAATTTCATCTATAAAATATTTTTTTAATAAAACTCACAATGAAATAAATAACGCTCAGATGAGCATTTTAACAAATAAGAAAGACGTCGCTTGGTTTAAAATAAATAAACCTGAATGGGAAATGCTTAAAAAAGCATACAGTGCTCGGGATAATGGCTATGGCAATTGA
- a CDS encoding porin family protein, producing the protein MKKTLLALALIGASSTAFADSWIYGGASVGNVDLEGNSGTAYNVHVGTGLLPIIGVEAGYNKFQDIDHMGDTKIDDTYVALKPSINFGPLQVYGKAGLHRWDASYSNGDSDDGYDTMYGVGADYEVFGPVSIGANFMNYVIDGDNAKTYSLTVSINLL; encoded by the coding sequence ATGAAAAAGACGTTATTAGCATTGGCACTGATCGGTGCTTCATCAACCGCATTTGCCGATTCATGGATTTACGGCGGCGCATCAGTAGGTAATGTTGATCTAGAAGGCAATTCTGGTACAGCTTACAACGTCCATGTGGGGACTGGTCTTTTGCCTATTATTGGTGTTGAAGCTGGTTACAACAAATTCCAAGATATCGACCATATGGGCGATACCAAAATTGACGACACTTATGTTGCGTTAAAACCAAGCATCAACTTTGGCCCTCTGCAAGTTTACGGCAAAGCGGGTTTGCATCGTTGGGATGCGTCATACAGTAATGGCGACAGCGATGATGGTTACGACACTATGTATGGTGTTGGCGCTGACTACGAAGTTTTTGGTCCAGTGTCTATCGGTGCTAACTTCATGAATTACGTTATTGATGGTGACAATGCGAAAACTTACTCGCTAACAGTTTCTATCAACCTTCTATAA
- a CDS encoding Hcp family type VI secretion system effector: MPTPCYISIEGQTQGLITAGACTSDSIGDSYVEGHEDEMLVQQFDHIITVPTDPQSGQPSGQRVHKPFKFTVTLNKAVPLLYNALAAGEKMTSVELKWYRTSIEGKQENFFTTKLENASIVDIECEMPHCQDPAKSDFTQNLTVSMTYRKITWDHVNAGTSGADDWRKPVEA; the protein is encoded by the coding sequence ATGCCAACTCCATGTTACATCTCAATTGAAGGTCAAACTCAAGGTCTTATCACTGCTGGTGCATGTACTTCAGATTCAATTGGTGACTCATATGTTGAAGGTCACGAAGACGAAATGTTGGTTCAACAATTTGACCACATCATCACTGTACCAACCGACCCTCAATCAGGTCAGCCTTCAGGTCAACGTGTACACAAACCTTTCAAATTTACAGTAACTTTAAACAAAGCTGTTCCTCTTCTGTATAACGCATTGGCGGCAGGTGAGAAAATGACAAGCGTAGAACTGAAATGGTACCGTACGTCAATTGAAGGTAAACAAGAAAACTTCTTTACCACTAAATTAGAAAACGCGTCTATCGTCGACATCGAATGTGAAATGCCACACTGTCAAGATCCAGCGAAATCTGATTTCACTCAAAACCTTACTGTGTCTATGACATACCGTAAGATCACTTGGGATCACGTTAACGCAGGTACATCAGGTGCTGATGACTGGCGTAAACCCGTTGAAGCGTAA